The Rhizobium leguminosarum genome includes a region encoding these proteins:
- a CDS encoding serine hydrolase domain-containing protein encodes MRFVLRVLKALALLLVLFVVAGAAWLFVSPPELLRVGDGYAAKIVCSNVFIAGRNAEDVLEDDVQAPGNPLLRLVRVSVNRDNGRLTARFMGLFASSYALYRGGLGCTSVPDGDFEAAANAVPFDAPAKMETNPALWPQGEGVGDPDTKVAAVLADAGLAGPAMRAVVVVRDGRIVAEAYAPGFSAKTPLIGWSMTKTVNAAILGRLMLDGKISFDDDHLLAQWKDGARAKIKVSDLLGMESGLAFNENYGDVADVTRMLYLDPDMVSLPANAPMEAAPGKRFRYSSGTAVLLSRIWMDRVGNAQAAFSYPRDALFAPLGMTSAVFELDARGTFAGSSYLYATAHDWARFGQFLLQDGVWNGQRLLPEGFVGAMRTPTAASNGRYSQGQAWLAPGRGSSAEAGLPEDTFWLTGHDGQSVAIVPSANLVVVRLGLTPSRLDYQPQTLLKAILTALPQSGAQQQAGSQ; translated from the coding sequence ATGCGATTTGTCCTGCGTGTCTTGAAGGCGCTTGCTCTCCTTCTCGTTCTCTTCGTCGTTGCCGGCGCCGCCTGGTTGTTCGTCAGTCCGCCGGAGCTCCTGCGTGTCGGGGACGGCTATGCCGCTAAGATTGTCTGTTCCAACGTCTTCATCGCCGGGCGCAACGCCGAGGACGTACTGGAGGACGATGTGCAGGCGCCGGGAAACCCGCTGCTGCGGCTTGTGCGCGTCAGTGTCAACCGTGACAATGGCCGACTGACGGCTCGCTTCATGGGGCTGTTTGCATCGAGTTATGCGCTCTATCGCGGTGGGCTCGGCTGCACGAGTGTGCCGGATGGCGATTTCGAGGCGGCGGCGAATGCCGTCCCCTTCGACGCGCCGGCCAAGATGGAAACGAACCCTGCGTTATGGCCGCAGGGCGAGGGCGTCGGCGATCCCGACACGAAGGTTGCCGCTGTGCTGGCCGATGCCGGGCTTGCCGGCCCGGCCATGCGGGCGGTCGTGGTGGTGCGGGATGGTCGCATCGTCGCGGAAGCCTATGCCCCCGGATTCTCGGCGAAGACGCCGCTGATCGGCTGGTCTATGACGAAGACGGTCAATGCTGCGATCCTCGGCCGCCTGATGCTCGACGGCAAGATCTCCTTCGACGACGATCATCTGCTGGCGCAGTGGAAGGACGGTGCTCGCGCCAAAATAAAGGTTTCCGACCTGCTTGGCATGGAAAGCGGCCTTGCCTTCAACGAGAATTATGGCGATGTCGCTGACGTAACGCGCATGCTCTATCTCGATCCCGACATGGTATCGCTGCCGGCCAATGCGCCGATGGAGGCGGCCCCCGGCAAGCGATTCCGCTATTCGAGTGGCACGGCCGTGCTGCTCTCGCGCATCTGGATGGACAGGGTCGGCAATGCTCAGGCGGCTTTTTCCTATCCGCGCGACGCGTTGTTTGCCCCGCTCGGCATGACGAGCGCCGTGTTCGAACTCGATGCGCGCGGCACGTTCGCGGGAAGCTCTTATCTTTATGCGACGGCCCATGACTGGGCGCGCTTCGGGCAGTTCCTGCTGCAGGATGGCGTGTGGAACGGCCAGCGTCTGTTGCCGGAGGGTTTTGTCGGCGCCATGCGCACCCCGACGGCGGCTTCGAACGGGCGGTATTCGCAGGGCCAGGCCTGGCTAGCACCCGGCCGCGGCTCGAGTGCTGAGGCCGGGCTGCCGGAGGATACGTTCTGGCTGACGGGGCACGACGGGCAGAGCGTGGCGATCGTGCCGTCCGCCAATCTGGTGGTCGTCAGGCTTGGCCTGACACCGAGTCGGCTCGACTACCAGCCGCAGACCCTGCTGAAGGCGATCCTGACGGCCCTGCCGCAATCGGGGGCGCAGCAGCAGGCCGGATCGCAATGA
- a CDS encoding pyrophosphate--fructose-6-phosphate 1-phosphotransferase encodes MAKQKVAMLTAGGLAPCLSSAVGGLIERYSDVAPELEIVAYRSGYQGVLLGDSIEINRAMREKAPLLHRYGGSPIGNSRVKLTNAADCVKRGLVKEGENPLRVAAERLANDGITILHTIGGDDTNTTAADLAAYLAANGYDLTVVGLPKTVDNDVVPIRQSLGAWTAAEVGAHFFDNVGNEQTAAPRTLVIHEVMGRHCGWLTAATARAYLQRASRNQYVDGLMMDAHLKSIDAVYLPEMAFDLDAEAARLKESMDRNGHATVFVSEGACLDAIVAEREAAGETVKRDAFGHVKIDTINVGAWFQKQFANLLDAERSLVQKSGYFARSAPANGDDLRLIQSMVDLAVESALNKVSGVTGHDEGQNGKLRTIEFPRIKGGKAFELSTAWFAEVMDNIGQKYKEA; translated from the coding sequence ATGGCCAAACAGAAAGTCGCAATGCTGACCGCCGGAGGCCTGGCGCCCTGTCTTTCGTCCGCCGTCGGCGGCCTTATCGAACGCTACAGCGACGTCGCGCCCGAACTCGAAATCGTCGCCTACAGGTCGGGCTACCAGGGTGTGCTCCTCGGCGACAGCATCGAGATCAACCGCGCGATGCGCGAAAAGGCACCGCTGCTGCACCGCTACGGTGGCTCGCCGATCGGCAACAGCCGCGTCAAGCTCACCAATGCCGCCGACTGCGTCAAGCGCGGCCTGGTCAAGGAAGGCGAGAATCCGCTGCGGGTCGCCGCCGAACGCCTCGCCAATGACGGCATCACCATTCTCCACACGATCGGCGGCGACGACACCAACACCACGGCCGCCGACCTTGCCGCCTACCTCGCCGCCAACGGCTACGATCTCACCGTCGTCGGCCTGCCGAAGACTGTCGACAACGACGTCGTGCCGATCCGCCAGTCGCTCGGCGCCTGGACGGCCGCCGAAGTCGGCGCGCATTTCTTCGACAATGTCGGCAACGAGCAGACCGCCGCCCCCCGCACCCTCGTCATCCATGAAGTCATGGGCCGCCATTGCGGTTGGCTGACGGCCGCCACCGCCCGCGCCTATCTGCAGCGCGCCAGCCGCAACCAGTATGTCGACGGCCTGATGATGGACGCGCACCTGAAGAGTATCGACGCCGTCTACCTGCCTGAGATGGCCTTCGACCTCGACGCCGAGGCCGCTCGGTTGAAGGAAAGCATGGACCGCAACGGCCACGCCACGGTCTTCGTCTCGGAAGGCGCCTGCCTCGACGCCATCGTCGCCGAGCGCGAAGCCGCCGGCGAGACCGTCAAGCGCGATGCTTTCGGCCATGTGAAAATCGACACGATCAATGTCGGCGCCTGGTTCCAGAAGCAGTTCGCCAATCTGCTCGACGCCGAGCGTTCCCTGGTGCAGAAATCAGGTTATTTCGCCCGCTCGGCGCCCGCCAACGGCGATGACCTCAGGCTGATCCAGAGCATGGTCGATCTCGCCGTCGAAAGCGCGCTCAATAAAGTCTCCGGCGTCACCGGCCATGATGAAGGCCAGAACGGTAAATTGCGCACTATAGAATTCCCGCGCATCAAGGGCGGCAAGGCTTTTGAACTTTCGACGGCATGGTTTGCCGAAGTCATGGACAATATAGGCCAGAAATACAAAGAAGCGTGA
- a CDS encoding DUF3419 family protein encodes MSEFAPDAGFRKNRKLKDALLRHKAFSKDGFSERLFGLLFSGLVYPQIWEDPDLDMQAMELKPNHRIVTIGSGGCNMLAYLSKAPASIDVVDLNPHHIALNRLKLAAFKHLPGHADLVRFLAMPNEKSNSRAYDQHLAARLDEPTRSYWNGRKFGRRRVTVFDRNIYETGLLGRFIGAAHLLARLHGVKLREMTKTRSIREQRQFFDEQIAPLFEKPVVRWITGRKSSLFGLGIPPQQYDELASLAADHSIAPVLKHRLEKLACHFPMSDNYFAWQAFGRRYGTETEGPLPTYLKSEHYEVIRTNVDRVNVHHASFTELLAREPAASRDRYILLDAQDWMTDEQLNDVWREITRTAREGARVIFRTAAEKSIIEGRLAPVIRDQWDYFEEKSRELTALDRSAIYGGFHIYGKKA; translated from the coding sequence ATGTCAGAATTTGCACCGGATGCCGGCTTCCGCAAGAACCGGAAACTCAAAGACGCCCTTCTCCGCCACAAGGCTTTTTCGAAGGATGGCTTTTCCGAGCGTCTCTTCGGGCTTCTCTTCTCCGGCCTCGTCTACCCGCAGATCTGGGAGGATCCGGATCTCGACATGCAGGCGATGGAGCTGAAACCGAACCATCGCATCGTCACCATCGGCTCCGGCGGCTGCAACATGCTCGCCTATCTCTCCAAGGCACCCGCCTCGATCGACGTCGTCGATCTCAACCCGCACCACATCGCGTTGAACCGCCTGAAGCTTGCCGCCTTCAAGCACCTTCCCGGCCATGCCGATCTCGTCCGCTTCCTGGCAATGCCGAACGAGAAGTCGAACAGCCGCGCCTACGACCAGCATCTCGCCGCCCGTCTCGATGAGCCGACCCGCAGCTACTGGAACGGCCGTAAGTTCGGCCGTCGCCGCGTCACAGTCTTCGACCGCAACATTTACGAAACGGGCCTGCTCGGTCGCTTCATCGGCGCGGCTCATCTTCTTGCCCGCCTGCATGGCGTCAAGCTGCGCGAGATGACCAAGACCCGCTCGATCCGCGAGCAGCGCCAGTTCTTCGACGAGCAGATCGCGCCGCTCTTCGAAAAGCCGGTCGTGCGCTGGATCACCGGCCGCAAAAGCTCGCTCTTTGGCCTCGGCATTCCGCCGCAGCAATATGACGAGCTCGCAAGCCTTGCCGCCGATCATTCGATCGCGCCGGTGCTGAAGCACCGCCTGGAAAAGCTCGCCTGTCATTTCCCGATGAGCGATAACTATTTCGCCTGGCAGGCTTTCGGCCGCCGCTACGGCACCGAAACGGAAGGCCCGCTGCCGACCTATCTGAAGTCGGAACACTATGAGGTGATCCGTACCAATGTCGACCGCGTCAACGTTCATCACGCAAGCTTCACCGAGCTTCTGGCCCGGGAGCCGGCCGCCTCGCGCGATCGCTATATCCTGCTCGACGCGCAGGACTGGATGACGGACGAGCAGCTGAACGACGTCTGGAGGGAGATTACCCGCACGGCGCGCGAAGGCGCCCGCGTGATCTTCCGCACCGCCGCAGAAAAGAGCATCATCGAAGGCCGACTGGCTCCGGTGATCCGCGACCAGTGGGATTACTTCGAGGAGAAGTCGCGTGAGCTGACCGCGCTCGATCGCTCGGCAATCTACGGCGGCTTCCACATTTACGGGAAGAAGGCGTGA
- a CDS encoding NAD(P)/FAD-dependent oxidoreductase gives MAVDFKYIVVGRGLMGAAAARHLARQADGVAVIGPDEPDDRKMHQGVFASHYDEGRITRTIDPDRNWALLANRSIDRYGEIAGDSGIDFYREVGCVVVAPTGGDYLEKTRQAAVSLGVETSLLDEQGLKAAFPFFAFPDGRAGVFEARGAGHISPRKLVKAQSLLAERAGATIIRDHVVSIRSEGGSAVVETAGGLSHRAEKVLLAAGGFSIAENLLPQPVAMTVYARTVTLFEVSDADAARLAAMPSLILRAPGIDIYLLPPIRYPDGKFYLKIGGDPDDLALSDDTEMRAWFKTEGRDTVRAHLKHIVAGLVPDMVPLSISTAACVVSHTESGYPMIGYSSSPEIAVLTGCAGTSAKSSDEIGRLGAELLLSGGISEQGYSTDFTPQFR, from the coding sequence ATGGCAGTCGATTTCAAATATATCGTCGTCGGCCGCGGGCTGATGGGGGCGGCGGCGGCGCGGCATCTGGCGCGCCAAGCGGACGGTGTCGCGGTGATTGGCCCGGACGAGCCTGATGACCGCAAGATGCATCAGGGTGTCTTCGCCAGCCATTATGATGAAGGGCGCATCACTCGCACCATCGATCCCGACCGCAATTGGGCACTGCTCGCCAACCGCTCGATCGACCGCTATGGCGAGATCGCCGGCGACAGCGGCATCGATTTCTATCGCGAGGTCGGCTGTGTCGTCGTCGCGCCGACCGGGGGCGATTATCTCGAGAAAACCCGACAGGCCGCCGTTTCGCTCGGCGTCGAGACCAGCCTGCTCGACGAGCAAGGGCTGAAGGCTGCCTTTCCCTTCTTCGCCTTTCCCGATGGGCGCGCGGGCGTCTTCGAGGCGAGAGGGGCCGGCCACATCAGTCCGCGTAAGCTTGTGAAAGCCCAATCGTTGCTGGCGGAAAGGGCAGGCGCCACGATCATCCGCGATCATGTCGTTTCGATCCGCAGCGAAGGTGGATCGGCTGTCGTCGAGACGGCCGGTGGCCTGAGCCATCGTGCTGAGAAGGTGCTGCTGGCAGCTGGCGGATTTTCCATTGCGGAGAATCTGTTGCCGCAGCCCGTTGCCATGACGGTTTATGCCCGGACAGTGACGCTTTTCGAGGTAAGCGATGCCGACGCGGCGCGCCTGGCTGCGATGCCGTCGCTCATTCTCCGGGCGCCCGGCATTGATATCTACCTGCTGCCGCCGATCCGCTATCCTGACGGCAAATTCTACCTGAAGATCGGCGGCGATCCTGACGATCTGGCGCTCAGCGACGACACGGAAATGCGCGCCTGGTTCAAGACCGAGGGGCGCGATACGGTGCGCGCGCATCTCAAGCACATCGTTGCAGGTCTTGTGCCCGATATGGTGCCGCTTTCGATTTCGACGGCCGCCTGCGTCGTGTCGCATACGGAAAGCGGCTATCCGATGATCGGCTATAGCTCATCGCCCGAGATCGCGGTGTTGACGGGCTGCGCCGGGACGTCGGCCAAGAGCTCGGACGAAATCGGTCGACTTGGGGCCGAGCTGCTTTTGTCAGGCGGAATCAGCGAACAGGGCTATTCCACGGATTTCACACCGCAATTTCGGTAA
- a CDS encoding LysE family translocator — protein MSLEAWLAFAAASAIMLAIPGPTILLVVSYALGHGRRTAFATVGGVALGDFTAMTASLFGLGAVLAASATLFTVLKWIGGAYLIWLGIKLWRAPIIGEPVADNDNLPEEKSLKIFLHAYVVTALNPKSIIFFVAFVPQFLNPALPFVGQMAIMEATFLVLAILNASTYAFLAHSARGLIRKASIQRAVNRTGGTLLIAAGAVTAGYRRIAA, from the coding sequence ATGTCACTTGAAGCTTGGCTCGCTTTTGCGGCCGCATCCGCCATCATGCTGGCCATACCGGGGCCGACGATACTGCTCGTCGTTTCTTATGCGCTCGGTCATGGGCGCCGGACGGCGTTCGCGACGGTGGGCGGCGTGGCGCTTGGTGACTTCACGGCGATGACGGCTTCTCTCTTCGGTCTCGGCGCCGTTCTGGCCGCCTCCGCGACCCTCTTCACCGTCTTGAAGTGGATCGGCGGCGCCTACCTGATCTGGCTGGGAATCAAGCTCTGGCGGGCTCCCATCATCGGCGAACCGGTTGCCGACAACGACAACCTGCCGGAGGAGAAGTCGCTTAAGATCTTCCTCCACGCCTATGTCGTCACCGCCCTCAATCCGAAGAGCATCATCTTCTTCGTCGCCTTCGTGCCGCAGTTCCTCAATCCGGCCCTGCCCTTCGTCGGGCAGATGGCGATCATGGAAGCGACCTTCCTCGTGCTGGCGATCCTCAACGCTTCCACCTACGCCTTTCTCGCCCACAGCGCACGCGGACTGATTCGCAAGGCGAGCATCCAGCGCGCCGTAAACCGAACCGGAGGCACTCTGCTGATCGCTGCAGGCGCCGTAACGGCGGGGTATCGCCGTATTGCAGCGTAG
- a CDS encoding N-acetylmuramoyl-L-alanine amidase, translating into MTSFEADCRSARVQPSPNHGERADGRRPDMILLHYTGMPTADGALDWLCRAESQVSSHYFVHENGEVVQLVPEVRRAWHAGKSSWHGETDINSLSIGIEIANAGHPGGLPDYPKEQIAAVIELCRDCVKRWSIAPERVLGHSDVAPIRKVDPGEKFPWAALHQAGIGHWVEPATITGGRFFQRGDTGQPVEALQSMLSLYGYSTEITGEFSEKTAGDVEAFQRHFRPERIDGIADFSTIDTLHRLLSALPRYS; encoded by the coding sequence ATGACCTCTTTCGAGGCCGACTGCAGAAGCGCCCGCGTGCAGCCTTCGCCGAACCATGGCGAACGGGCGGACGGGCGCCGTCCCGATATGATCCTGCTGCACTATACCGGCATGCCGACGGCAGATGGTGCGCTCGACTGGCTCTGTCGCGCCGAAAGCCAGGTTTCCAGCCATTATTTCGTGCATGAGAATGGCGAGGTCGTGCAGCTCGTGCCGGAAGTGCGGCGTGCCTGGCATGCGGGAAAAAGCAGCTGGCACGGCGAGACCGATATCAATTCGCTGTCGATCGGCATCGAGATCGCCAATGCCGGCCATCCGGGCGGGCTTCCTGATTATCCGAAAGAGCAGATCGCCGCGGTGATCGAATTGTGTCGCGACTGTGTCAAACGTTGGTCGATCGCACCTGAACGGGTCCTCGGGCATTCCGATGTCGCTCCGATCCGCAAGGTCGATCCGGGCGAGAAATTCCCCTGGGCCGCGCTCCACCAAGCGGGCATTGGGCACTGGGTCGAGCCGGCAACGATCACCGGTGGGCGCTTCTTCCAACGCGGCGATACCGGTCAACCCGTGGAAGCGCTGCAATCGATGCTGTCGCTCTATGGTTACAGCACTGAAATCACAGGTGAATTCTCCGAAAAAACGGCGGGCGACGTCGAAGCTTTCCAGCGGCATTTTCGGCCCGAACGGATAGATGGCATCGCCGATTTCTCGACGATCGACACATTGCACCGGCTGCTGTCGGCTTTGCCGCGTTATTCCTGA
- a CDS encoding lytic transglycosylase domain-containing protein — protein sequence MRKLIVVAATCVGMVLAGNSFAFANDWGVRADAPVKKVERPSKKTERPLKKAERSVKPAKRPLKTAERPLKTVERQSGYPVANVSGNSYSALISKYASQYDVPVALATAVIRIESNFNPNARGSHGEIGLMQIKPATARMMGYSGSAKGLFDPETNIKYGMKYLAAAHDLGGGETCNTILKYNAGHGATRMNPVSKSYCGKVLAML from the coding sequence ATGAGAAAACTGATTGTTGTTGCTGCAACATGCGTTGGCATGGTGCTGGCGGGAAATAGCTTTGCCTTTGCGAATGATTGGGGTGTGCGAGCCGATGCGCCGGTGAAGAAAGTCGAGCGTCCTTCGAAGAAGACAGAGCGTCCGTTGAAGAAAGCGGAGCGTTCGGTCAAGCCGGCGAAGCGTCCGCTCAAGACTGCGGAACGCCCGCTGAAGACGGTCGAGCGCCAGAGCGGTTATCCCGTCGCCAATGTTTCCGGCAATTCCTATTCCGCACTGATCAGCAAATATGCGAGCCAATATGATGTACCGGTTGCGCTTGCGACCGCGGTCATCCGCATCGAAAGCAATTTCAATCCGAATGCGCGCGGCAGCCACGGTGAAATCGGCCTGATGCAGATAAAGCCTGCAACTGCCCGCATGATGGGCTATTCCGGCAGCGCCAAGGGCCTGTTCGATCCGGAAACCAACATCAAGTACGGCATGAAATATCTGGCTGCCGCCCATGATCTCGGTGGTGGCGAGACCTGCAACACAATCCTCAAATACAATGCCGGCCATGGCGCCACGCGCATGAACCCGGTGTCCAAGTCCTATTGCGGCAAGGTTCTGGCAATGCTCTGA
- the mraZ gene encoding division/cell wall cluster transcriptional repressor MraZ: MSRFLSNATNRIDAKGRVSVPSAFRSVLAQRNVQELYCFQDFVFPAISIGGPDLLERFERQIAAEDPFSPDANEMSLLIHGGGVFMKLDAEGRLMVTDFIRGFTGISDEVTFVGRADHFQLWQPQAFVAAQAQARGERKLAGKRS, encoded by the coding sequence ATGAGCCGCTTCCTTTCGAATGCGACCAACAGGATCGACGCCAAGGGCCGGGTTTCCGTGCCTTCGGCTTTCCGTTCCGTGCTGGCGCAGCGCAACGTCCAGGAGCTTTACTGCTTCCAGGACTTTGTGTTTCCGGCGATCAGCATCGGCGGTCCGGATCTTCTCGAAAGATTCGAACGGCAGATTGCTGCGGAGGATCCGTTTTCGCCGGATGCGAACGAGATGTCGCTTCTCATTCATGGAGGCGGGGTCTTCATGAAGCTCGACGCCGAGGGGCGGCTGATGGTCACGGATTTCATTCGTGGCTTTACCGGCATCTCGGACGAAGTGACCTTCGTCGGTCGGGCGGATCATTTTCAGCTCTGGCAGCCGCAGGCTTTTGTGGCAGCGCAGGCGCAGGCACGAGGGGAGCGCAAGCTGGCGGGCAAGCGTTCCTAA
- a CDS encoding lytic transglycosylase domain-containing protein gives MVAIGLSGLKRSLVVSTILCGVMTGCTSVEYTSQAELTAAQTVVPMPKPGEDATLAAIPTAEGAAGQAIAGATIPQASPSLTATAMPTVTASQPGDLTMQAGMQPAAYAQIPLTPEMTAIQSVVPTPRPGAPAQPTTQLAFAATPQNSALAALAAVDTTPRASMDYGFDESGPMDPPTAPPMFSDDDKDDAPTVEKSFVTKLIQKYSKVYEIPETLLHRVVHRESRYNAKAYNKRGYFGLMQIKYNTAKSMGYGGAPGGLFDAETNIKYAAKYLRGAWLVSDSKEDDAVRLYARGYYYDAKRKGMTDIAQGNY, from the coding sequence ATGGTAGCGATCGGATTATCCGGCCTGAAACGCAGTCTTGTCGTCTCGACGATACTCTGCGGCGTGATGACGGGATGTACGAGCGTCGAATACACGTCCCAGGCCGAACTGACAGCCGCCCAGACCGTCGTGCCGATGCCGAAACCCGGCGAAGATGCAACACTCGCCGCGATCCCGACAGCCGAAGGCGCAGCCGGTCAGGCGATTGCAGGCGCCACCATTCCCCAGGCATCCCCCTCCCTGACCGCAACGGCGATGCCGACCGTGACGGCCTCCCAGCCTGGCGATCTTACCATGCAGGCAGGCATGCAGCCGGCAGCTTATGCGCAGATCCCGCTGACGCCCGAGATGACGGCGATCCAGTCCGTCGTGCCGACGCCACGCCCGGGAGCGCCGGCACAGCCGACGACGCAGCTTGCCTTTGCCGCGACACCGCAAAACAGCGCGCTTGCAGCGCTTGCTGCAGTCGACACCACGCCGCGCGCCAGCATGGACTACGGTTTCGACGAATCCGGGCCGATGGATCCGCCGACCGCCCCCCCGATGTTCAGCGACGACGATAAAGACGATGCGCCGACCGTCGAGAAGAGCTTTGTCACCAAGCTCATCCAGAAATATTCGAAGGTCTACGAAATTCCCGAGACCCTGCTCCATCGCGTCGTCCATCGCGAGAGCCGCTATAATGCGAAGGCCTACAACAAGCGCGGCTATTTCGGCCTGATGCAGATCAAGTACAACACCGCCAAGTCCATGGGCTACGGCGGTGCCCCGGGCGGCCTCTTCGATGCCGAGACCAACATCAAATATGCCGCGAAATATCTGCGCGGCGCTTGGCTCGTCTCCGACAGTAAGGAAGACGACGCCGTTCGCCTTTACGCGCGCGGTTATTATTACGACGCCAAGCGCAAGGGCATGACCGACATTGCCCAAGGTAACTACTGA
- a CDS encoding J domain-containing protein — protein sequence MSFWEKLLNAIGNTAGNALSAVVEAIRTVFEGDPETRRKVAFSVAIIALSAKMAKADGIVSEKEVEAFREIFEFPQDQAKNVARLYNLARQDVAGYEAYAERLSTLCVTCAANCPVLEDVLDGLFHIAKADGLIHEKELNFLRHIGEIFQMSEIRFEQIAARHVSSGGDPYKVLGVSPSDDFPTIRRRYHGLVSEHHPDRLISRGVPKEFHVIANERMAALNAAYEAIEKERRAA from the coding sequence ATGTCCTTCTGGGAAAAACTGTTGAATGCCATTGGCAATACTGCAGGCAATGCGCTGTCTGCGGTGGTCGAGGCTATCCGCACGGTTTTTGAAGGCGATCCCGAGACCCGGCGTAAGGTGGCTTTCTCCGTGGCGATTATCGCGCTGTCGGCCAAGATGGCCAAGGCCGACGGCATCGTCAGCGAGAAGGAGGTCGAAGCCTTTCGCGAAATCTTCGAGTTTCCGCAGGATCAGGCGAAGAATGTCGCCAGGCTCTACAATCTCGCGCGCCAGGACGTCGCCGGCTACGAAGCCTATGCCGAACGGCTCTCGACGCTCTGCGTAACCTGTGCGGCCAATTGCCCGGTGCTGGAAGACGTGCTCGACGGCCTCTTCCACATCGCCAAGGCCGACGGGCTGATCCATGAGAAGGAACTGAATTTCCTGCGCCATATCGGCGAGATCTTCCAGATGAGCGAGATCCGCTTCGAGCAGATCGCCGCCCGCCACGTCTCGTCCGGCGGCGATCCCTACAAGGTGCTCGGCGTCTCGCCTTCCGATGATTTCCCGACGATCCGCCGCCGTTACCACGGCCTCGTCAGCGAACATCATCCCGACCGGCTGATTTCGCGCGGCGTGCCGAAGGAATTCCATGTGATCGCCAATGAGCGCATGGCGGCGCTGAACGCGGCCTATGAGGCGATCGAGAAGGAACGCCGCGCCGCATGA
- a CDS encoding NAD(P)/FAD-dependent oxidoreductase, with amino-acid sequence MAVDFRFIVIGRGMMGAAAAAHLSSMVDGIALIGPREPEERKAHHGVFASHYDEARITRTFDGNLAWGTFAARALDRYGEIEAKSGISFYSEVGCLFAGPEKNEQDYIERALTVSRTLGSDIETIASSELGGRFPYLHVDPDFTGYFERTRAGYINPRALVRAQAKLAEQGGVSLIEATATSVRDAGSHVEVTAGGRSYSAERVLVAAGGFSNFHALLPRPVDIRVMARTVAFYEIGEREMAIFGDMPSTIVLGDREEDHIYILPPVRYPDGKTYLKLGGDTEALSFDRLEDAGAWFRSDGSAAGRDHLSRVALQLMPELAGCRVTSAPCVGNFTPTGYPYAGFTQSPRIAVLTGGNFVAAKSSDELGRLGAVLLAEGQLGEADFGGALTPVFAAA; translated from the coding sequence ATGGCAGTCGATTTCAGGTTTATCGTTATCGGCCGCGGCATGATGGGTGCCGCGGCCGCAGCGCATCTCTCCTCGATGGTCGACGGCATCGCACTGATCGGCCCGCGTGAGCCGGAGGAGCGCAAGGCCCATCACGGCGTCTTCGCCAGCCATTACGACGAAGCGCGCATCACCCGCACCTTCGACGGCAATCTTGCCTGGGGAACCTTCGCGGCCCGCGCGCTCGACCGCTATGGCGAGATCGAGGCAAAGAGCGGCATCTCCTTCTATTCGGAGGTCGGCTGCCTCTTTGCCGGTCCTGAGAAGAACGAGCAGGACTATATCGAAAGGGCGCTGACGGTCAGCCGGACGCTCGGCAGCGATATCGAGACCATCGCATCGTCGGAACTCGGCGGACGCTTTCCCTATCTTCATGTCGATCCTGATTTCACAGGATATTTCGAACGCACGCGCGCCGGCTACATAAACCCGCGGGCGCTGGTGCGCGCGCAGGCCAAGCTTGCCGAACAGGGCGGCGTCTCGCTGATCGAGGCCACCGCAACATCGGTGCGCGATGCGGGTTCCCACGTCGAGGTGACGGCCGGCGGTAGAAGCTATAGCGCCGAGCGCGTGCTGGTCGCTGCTGGCGGGTTCAGTAATTTCCATGCCCTGCTGCCGCGTCCCGTCGATATCAGGGTCATGGCGCGAACGGTCGCCTTCTACGAGATTGGCGAACGCGAGATGGCGATCTTCGGCGATATGCCGTCGACGATCGTGCTCGGTGACCGGGAAGAGGATCATATCTATATCCTGCCGCCGGTGCGTTATCCCGACGGCAAGACCTATCTGAAACTCGGTGGCGACACCGAGGCGCTTTCCTTTGACAGGCTGGAGGATGCGGGGGCGTGGTTCCGTTCCGACGGCAGTGCCGCCGGGCGCGATCATCTCTCGCGCGTCGCCTTGCAGTTGATGCCGGAGCTTGCCGGCTGCCGTGTGACCTCGGCGCCCTGCGTGGGGAATTTCACGCCGACCGGTTATCCCTATGCCGGATTTACGCAGTCGCCGCGCATCGCGGTGCTGACCGGCGGCAATTTCGTCGCGGCCAAATCTTCCGACGAACTCGGTCGCTTAGGGGCCGTGCTTCTGGCGGAAGGGCAGCTTGGCGAAGCGGATTTCGGCGGCGCACTGACGCCGGTTTTCGCCGCTGCATAA